The following proteins are co-located in the Flammeovirga kamogawensis genome:
- a CDS encoding DUF350 domain-containing protein yields the protein MKELIHFDLELWGVNLIYVILFSLVLVFARVFKGLVVKDDVNKELTEKDNVAYGVSMAGYFLGVAIVYIGAMIGPSNGLINDVIAVLSYSVGGIVAMLISRVINDKLIFNHIVNVKEIVDNRNVAIGLVQTASYIASGLMIASAISGEGGGPLNALVFYLVGQAFLVLYTKGYINASTYNIQEELTAGNLAIAFSVTGKMLAIGLIVMTAIGQEFMGWKQTFLAMFVDGGIMIVLLFLSSYLFDKVIIPKSALRHELVEDKNVGVGVLDCCANVMFACLMVFLL from the coding sequence ATGAAAGAATTAATTCATTTTGACTTAGAACTATGGGGAGTAAATTTAATTTATGTAATCCTGTTTAGTTTAGTACTCGTTTTTGCAAGAGTTTTTAAAGGCTTGGTAGTGAAAGATGATGTAAATAAAGAACTTACGGAAAAAGATAATGTTGCATATGGAGTATCTATGGCTGGCTATTTTTTAGGTGTTGCAATAGTGTATATAGGAGCAATGATTGGTCCATCAAATGGTTTAATAAATGATGTAATTGCTGTTTTGAGTTACTCTGTCGGAGGAATTGTTGCCATGTTAATTTCAAGAGTTATCAACGATAAGTTAATCTTTAACCATATTGTAAATGTAAAAGAGATTGTTGATAACAGAAATGTAGCTATAGGTTTAGTACAAACAGCATCTTATATAGCTTCTGGCTTAATGATAGCAAGTGCAATTTCTGGCGAAGGAGGAGGGCCTTTAAATGCTTTAGTCTTTTATTTAGTAGGACAAGCCTTTTTAGTACTCTATACAAAAGGATATATTAATGCATCTACCTATAATATACAGGAGGAATTGACAGCAGGGAATTTAGCAATAGCATTTAGTGTAACGGGTAAAATGTTGGCAATTGGTTTAATTGTTATGACAGCCATTGGTCAGGAATTTATGGGTTGGAAACAAACGTTTTTAGCCATGTTTGTTGATGGAGGAATAATGATTGTTTTATTATTTTTATCAAGTTATTTATTTGATAAAGTAATAATACCAAAATCAGCTTTAAGACACGAACTTGTAGAAGATAAAAATGTAGGAGTTGGTGTTTTAGATTGTTGTGCCAATGTGATGTTTGCTTGTTTAATGGTTTTCTTACTCTGA
- a CDS encoding NAD(P)-binding protein, with amino-acid sequence MKRRNFIKLSSTAMFSYLYGCKSSSSPKLPFEVTFRSDQKVGHTVMESILYPKVKQPDVDYIIVGGGVAGLTSAYKLKEQDYLLFELSDRFGGSSSAENYKNTRFAQGAHYDMSYPSKFGIDALNLLLELDIIQKEGDIYEFVDKEYLINKEDLSWCSYKGNYYDDVFFDLESEEKFYTLIEQFFDKITLPTSLISDEVMYLDKITFADWLSTQDVTLSNEFLLGVDYHLKDDFGADAKEVSALAGISYYAVRPNEYKWASTFSPPQGNAYFIDKLLEKLPAHKCKLKHIVRRITHLNDGTFNVEIIDVEKHQLKLIHTENIIYAGQKHALKYICKPLFQPFKEQKTAPWLVVNIFLKKNTSIPLGAWQNEVLSNDWKFLGFVDSSTQKTEDYRVLTAYYCFPDSDREKLLTIENQQNDFVNYTIENIATFLKVDTDILKEGIEKVFMHALGHGMPIPTVNYLKQDKNKKRPYKNLVFAGVDNGRLPFLIEAIDSGISAINTLKS; translated from the coding sequence ATGAAACGAAGAAACTTTATCAAACTGTCTTCAACGGCAATGTTTTCTTATTTGTATGGTTGTAAAAGTTCAAGCTCTCCTAAATTGCCTTTTGAGGTGACTTTCCGTTCAGATCAAAAAGTAGGTCATACCGTAATGGAAAGCATTTTATATCCCAAAGTTAAACAACCAGATGTTGATTATATAATTGTAGGTGGAGGAGTTGCAGGTTTAACATCAGCTTACAAATTAAAAGAACAAGATTATTTATTATTTGAATTATCCGATCGATTTGGAGGAAGTTCATCTGCAGAGAATTACAAAAACACGAGGTTTGCTCAAGGTGCTCATTATGATATGAGTTACCCAAGTAAATTTGGAATCGATGCGTTAAATCTATTATTAGAGCTTGACATAATTCAAAAGGAAGGTGATATATATGAATTTGTCGATAAAGAATATCTTATCAATAAAGAGGATTTATCGTGGTGTTCTTATAAAGGAAACTACTATGATGATGTGTTTTTTGATTTAGAATCGGAGGAGAAATTTTATACATTAATAGAACAATTCTTTGATAAAATTACTTTACCCACTTCTTTAATTTCAGATGAGGTAATGTATTTAGATAAGATTACTTTTGCTGATTGGTTATCAACTCAAGATGTAACTTTATCAAACGAGTTTCTTCTTGGAGTAGATTATCATTTAAAAGATGATTTCGGGGCTGATGCAAAAGAGGTTTCTGCATTAGCTGGAATCTCTTATTATGCTGTCAGACCAAACGAATATAAATGGGCGAGTACTTTTTCACCTCCACAAGGGAATGCATATTTTATTGATAAGCTATTAGAAAAATTACCTGCACATAAATGTAAATTGAAGCATATAGTACGTAGAATCACACATTTAAATGATGGGACTTTTAATGTGGAAATTATTGATGTAGAAAAACATCAGCTAAAGTTAATCCACACTGAAAATATTATTTATGCAGGGCAAAAGCATGCTTTAAAGTATATCTGTAAACCATTATTTCAACCATTTAAAGAACAAAAAACAGCTCCATGGTTAGTGGTTAATATTTTCTTAAAAAAGAATACTTCTATTCCACTTGGAGCATGGCAAAATGAAGTCTTAAGTAACGATTGGAAGTTTTTAGGGTTTGTAGATTCATCCACACAAAAAACAGAAGACTATAGAGTACTTACAGCATATTATTGTTTTCCAGATTCCGATAGAGAAAAACTCTTAACCATTGAAAATCAACAAAATGATTTTGTAAATTATACCATTGAAAATATTGCTACTTTTCTTAAAGTAGATACTGATATTTTGAAAGAAGGTATTGAAAAGGTTTTCATGCACGCATTGGGTCATGGAATGCCAATACCAACAGTAAATTATTTAAAGCAAGATAAGAACAAGAAAAGGCCATATAAAAATTTGGTTTTTGCAGGAGTAGACAACGGTAGATTACCTTTTTTAATCGAGGCAATTGACTCTGGAATATCAGCAATAAATACACTTAAATCTTAA
- a CDS encoding dipeptidase, giving the protein MTPYIDQNKDRFLSELFDLLKIPSVSTDVEYQPDIKKAAAFIAHQLNEIGADKVEICQTAGNPVVYGEKIIDPKLPTVMVYGHYDVQPADPIELWDSPPFEPTIKNGNIYARGASDDKGQMYMHIKAFESMMKNNTLTCNVKFMIEGEEEIGSVNLGDFIKERKADLSADVILISDTGMISLDTPSITVGLRGLSYMEVELTGPNRDLHSGMYGGAVQNPLNALTEVIASLKDKDGHITIPGFYDKVEIISDADRAKMAKAPFDLEAYKAALDLEKEFGEKGYSTNERTSIRPTLDVNGLWGGYTGEGAKTVIPSKAYAKISMRLVPHQTWEEISELFTKHIESIVPDGIRVKVTTHHGGMPVVIPTNSVEFEAANAAYAEAFGKEPIPVRSGGSIPIVALFKEELGLDSVMMGFGLDSDAIHSPNEKFGIANFLKGIETIELFYKHYALLKK; this is encoded by the coding sequence ATGACACCATATATTGACCAAAACAAGGATAGATTCCTATCTGAGTTATTTGACTTATTAAAAATCCCATCTGTTAGTACAGATGTTGAATATCAGCCTGATATCAAAAAAGCTGCTGCTTTTATTGCTCATCAATTAAACGAAATTGGGGCCGATAAGGTAGAAATTTGTCAAACAGCGGGTAACCCTGTTGTATATGGTGAAAAAATAATTGATCCAAAATTGCCTACGGTAATGGTTTATGGCCATTACGATGTGCAACCTGCAGACCCTATAGAATTATGGGATAGCCCCCCTTTTGAACCTACTATTAAAAATGGAAATATCTATGCAAGAGGTGCTTCTGATGATAAAGGTCAGATGTATATGCATATTAAAGCATTTGAGTCAATGATGAAGAATAACACATTAACTTGTAATGTGAAGTTCATGATTGAAGGTGAAGAAGAAATTGGTTCAGTAAATTTAGGTGACTTTATTAAAGAAAGAAAAGCAGATTTATCTGCTGATGTGATTTTAATTTCTGATACAGGGATGATCTCTTTAGATACACCATCTATTACAGTTGGTTTGAGAGGATTATCTTATATGGAAGTAGAATTGACCGGTCCAAATAGAGATTTACACTCAGGTATGTATGGTGGTGCAGTTCAGAATCCTTTAAATGCATTAACAGAAGTAATTGCATCTTTAAAAGATAAAGACGGTCACATTACAATTCCTGGTTTTTATGATAAAGTAGAGATTATCTCCGATGCGGATAGAGCAAAAATGGCAAAAGCACCATTTGATCTAGAAGCATATAAAGCCGCACTTGATTTAGAAAAAGAATTTGGAGAGAAAGGATACTCAACAAATGAGCGTACAAGTATTCGTCCTACTTTAGATGTAAACGGCTTATGGGGTGGATATACTGGCGAAGGAGCAAAAACAGTAATTCCATCTAAAGCATATGCTAAAATCTCTATGAGGTTAGTACCACATCAAACATGGGAAGAAATTTCTGAGTTATTTACAAAGCATATTGAATCTATCGTTCCAGATGGTATACGAGTAAAAGTAACAACTCATCATGGAGGAATGCCGGTAGTAATACCAACTAATTCTGTAGAATTTGAAGCAGCTAATGCCGCTTATGCAGAAGCTTTTGGCAAAGAACCAATTCCAGTAAGAAGTGGAGGGTCTATTCCTATTGTTGCTTTATTTAAAGAGGAGCTTGGTTTAGATTCTGTAATGATGGGCTTTGGGTTAGATTCTGATGCTATACATTCACCTAATGAGAAATTTGGTATTGCCAACTTCTTAAAAGGTATAGAAACAATAGAATTGTTTTATAAGCACTACGCATTACTGAAAAAGTAA
- the yaaA gene encoding peroxide stress protein YaaA: protein MKFVISPAKSLDYETSFSTTLSSTPRFLDQSEKLVNSLKKLSAAQIGDLMSISPKLADLNKERFDVWAKDFNKDAARQALYAFKGDVYIGLDAYSLTPDQQEFTQEHLRILSGLYGVLKPMDLMQPYRLEMGTKWGIEGNANLYSFWKETVTASLNAELEDNEVLINLASNEYFKTVDKKALKARIITPVFKDFKNDKYKVISFFAKKARGMMVRYIIDHKLSHPEDIKGFNTEGYSFNAELSNGDEWVFTR, encoded by the coding sequence ATGAAATTTGTTATTTCACCTGCAAAGAGTTTAGATTATGAAACATCATTTTCTACAACACTTTCAAGTACTCCTCGCTTTCTAGACCAGTCTGAAAAGTTAGTAAACTCACTTAAAAAACTATCTGCAGCACAGATTGGTGATTTAATGTCAATTTCTCCAAAATTGGCTGATTTAAATAAAGAAAGGTTTGACGTTTGGGCAAAAGACTTTAATAAGGATGCTGCTAGACAAGCACTTTATGCATTTAAAGGAGATGTTTATATAGGTTTAGATGCTTACTCGTTAACACCAGACCAACAGGAATTTACACAAGAACATTTGCGTATTTTATCAGGTTTGTATGGTGTTTTAAAACCAATGGATTTAATGCAGCCTTATCGTTTAGAGATGGGTACAAAATGGGGGATAGAAGGAAATGCGAATTTGTATTCTTTTTGGAAAGAAACCGTTACTGCATCTTTAAATGCTGAATTAGAAGACAATGAAGTTTTAATAAATTTAGCTTCTAATGAATATTTTAAAACAGTGGATAAGAAAGCATTAAAAGCAAGAATAATTACTCCTGTATTTAAAGATTTTAAAAATGATAAATATAAGGTGATTAGTTTTTTTGCTAAAAAAGCAAGGGGTATGATGGTTAGATATATTATAGATCATAAACTTTCTCACCCAGAAGATATCAAAGGTTTTAATACAGAAGGTTATTCTTTTAATGCAGAACTGTCTAACGGAGATGAATGGGTTTTTACTAGATAA
- a CDS encoding ATP-binding protein — MDYTKEWYISVLNSINDLILVKGDKSKLLWANKAFRDLYNMSNEELINIVDSESSDPDDTVQYVKDDHYVFTNGVTLDIPSEAVSNNNGEISYYHTIKNPIKNTKGNVIRTVGVSRLINDDDLLEKSKRKRLEQKTDIQDLKTFVQSIPSPVIMLDLSNRIIASSDAWVDYFEQTKEDIIWADFFERYTNKLPFKDKVEECVTTSKKVTLDSVSIDLKNQVSHFQVIFNPWIMSSGDVGGVMLMLNDITSQVEKEKTLQKYNEELKQFAYITTHDIKSPITNIESFLSLLKMDDKIQDQRSLQAIHWIQKSIEQANEKITDLVQVIQQREQAIENEVINLNLFISTVVDKYRDAIYEIEGEVKLELTGDIFLSTSRKQLQTILDNLLTNAIRYKDRNRMLIIKINIQNTAVDHCLISVEDNGIGIDLSKHRERIFDMFKRANDSTEGSGLGLYLSQQAAEQLNATIEVESEIRKGTKFIIKLPK; from the coding sequence ATGGATTATACGAAAGAATGGTACATATCAGTATTAAATTCTATCAATGACTTAATTTTAGTAAAAGGAGATAAATCTAAACTGTTATGGGCAAACAAAGCTTTTCGAGACCTTTATAATATGAGTAACGAAGAGCTAATTAATATAGTTGATTCAGAATCGAGTGATCCTGATGATACAGTTCAGTATGTAAAAGATGACCACTATGTATTTACTAATGGAGTAACTTTAGATATTCCTTCAGAAGCAGTGAGTAATAATAATGGAGAAATCAGTTACTATCACACAATAAAAAACCCAATCAAAAATACTAAAGGAAATGTAATTAGAACTGTTGGTGTATCGAGGTTAATAAATGATGACGATTTACTTGAAAAATCAAAGAGAAAAAGACTTGAACAAAAAACAGATATACAAGATCTAAAAACTTTTGTACAGAGTATTCCAAGCCCTGTGATTATGTTAGATCTATCTAACCGAATTATTGCAAGTAGTGATGCTTGGGTTGATTATTTTGAACAGACAAAAGAGGATATAATCTGGGCAGATTTTTTCGAAAGGTATACTAATAAACTTCCTTTTAAAGATAAAGTAGAAGAATGTGTTACAACATCTAAAAAAGTAACCTTGGACTCTGTATCCATAGATTTAAAAAATCAAGTATCTCACTTTCAAGTAATATTTAATCCTTGGATTATGAGTTCTGGAGATGTTGGAGGTGTAATGTTAATGCTAAATGATATAACTTCTCAGGTTGAAAAGGAAAAAACTCTCCAAAAATACAACGAAGAGTTAAAGCAATTTGCATATATAACAACGCACGATATAAAAAGTCCAATTACAAATATTGAAAGTTTTTTGAGCTTGTTAAAAATGGATGATAAAATTCAAGACCAAAGGTCATTACAAGCAATACATTGGATTCAAAAATCTATCGAGCAAGCAAATGAAAAGATTACTGACCTTGTTCAGGTTATTCAGCAAAGGGAGCAAGCAATAGAAAATGAGGTTATAAATCTAAACTTATTTATTTCTACTGTTGTTGATAAATACAGAGATGCTATTTATGAAATTGAAGGAGAAGTAAAATTGGAGTTAACAGGTGATATATTTTTATCAACTTCAAGAAAGCAGCTTCAAACAATATTAGATAATCTTTTAACAAATGCTATACGTTATAAGGACCGAAATAGAATGTTGATCATTAAAATCAATATTCAAAATACAGCTGTAGACCATTGTTTAATTAGTGTAGAAGATAATGGTATTGGGATTGACCTTTCTAAACATAGAGAACGCATTTTTGATATGTTTAAAAGAGCGAATGATAGTACTGAAGGTAGTGGATTAGGGTTGTATTTATCTCAGCAAGCTGCAGAGCAATTAAATGCTACAATTGAAGTAGAAAGTGAGATTAGAAAAGGCACTAAGTTTATAATTAAATTACCCAAATAA
- a CDS encoding rhodanese-like domain-containing protein: MNLNTRFLGLFTALLFAILQSCSPTSSNDPQVTITEFEEIRAAQPEAIIIDVRTPAEYNSGTIEGANNINVLDDSFVPKVSTLDKNQTVMVFCKSGGRSAKAKAQLQELGFTNVVDLEGGIKGWKAADKKVVKP, encoded by the coding sequence ATGAATTTAAATACACGATTTTTAGGCTTATTTACAGCCCTTTTGTTCGCCATTTTACAGAGTTGTTCACCTACTTCTTCTAATGATCCTCAAGTAACCATAACAGAATTTGAAGAAATAAGAGCAGCTCAGCCTGAAGCAATTATTATAGATGTAAGAACTCCTGCAGAATATAATTCTGGAACTATAGAAGGTGCTAATAATATAAATGTACTTGATGATAGCTTTGTTCCTAAAGTAAGTACACTGGATAAAAACCAAACAGTAATGGTTTTTTGTAAATCTGGAGGGAGAAGTGCAAAAGCAAAAGCTCAGTTACAAGAATTAGGATTTACAAATGTAGTAGACCTTGAAGGTGGAATTAAGGGGTGGAAAGCAGCAGATAAGAAAGTAGTAAAGCCTTAA
- a CDS encoding response regulator, whose translation MTNYNILLVDDDEASNIYSEIIIKQTGLVNKFAICKNGENALEYLLKIEGYLNDSSVFTPDLIFLDINMPIMNGMELLFEIDKHAIPVNVVMLTTSILEEDVQKALKYPFVKGFMNKPIKQEGLNDVINNLH comes from the coding sequence ATGACGAATTATAATATTTTATTAGTTGATGATGATGAGGCTTCTAATATATATTCAGAGATAATAATCAAACAAACAGGACTTGTTAATAAATTTGCCATTTGTAAAAATGGTGAAAACGCACTAGAATACCTTTTGAAGATTGAAGGCTACTTAAATGATTCGTCAGTATTTACACCTGATTTAATTTTTTTAGATATAAATATGCCTATTATGAATGGTATGGAACTCTTGTTTGAAATAGATAAACATGCTATTCCTGTTAATGTGGTAATGTTAACAACATCAATATTAGAAGAAGATGTTCAAAAAGCGCTAAAGTACCCATTTGTAAAAGGTTTTATGAACAAGCCAATAAAGCAAGAAGGTCTAAACGATGTGATAAATAATTTACATTAA
- the sufB gene encoding Fe-S cluster assembly protein SufB — translation MSADQDNKILEDFTSKEYEHGWTVDIEADQAPKGLNEEIVRFISAKKEEPQWLLDWRLEAFKEWQKMECPEWANVVFEQVDYQDIIYYSAPKQKISLDSLEEVDPELLATFEKLGISLDEQKRLTGVKDSNIAVDAVFDSVSVATTFKDTLAEKGIIFCSFSEAVKDHPELVRQYLGSVVPVKDNFFSALNSAVFSDGSFCYIPKGVRCPMELSTYFRINAEGTGQFERTLIVADEDSYVSYLEGCTAPQRDENQLHAAVVEIFVHKEAEVKYSTVQNWYPGDENGKGGVFNFVTKRGICDGDNSKLSWTQVETGSAVTWKYPSCILKGDNSVGEFYSVAVTNQMQQADTGTKMIHIGKNTKSRIVSKGVSAGKSQNSYRGLVKVNKRAENSRNFSQCDSLLMGDKCGAHTFPYIEVDNNTAKVEHEATTSKIGEDQIFYCNQRGIDTEQAVALIVNGYCKEVLNKLPMEFAVEAQKLLALSLEGSVG, via the coding sequence ATGAGTGCAGATCAGGATAATAAAATATTAGAGGACTTTACGTCCAAAGAGTATGAGCACGGTTGGACTGTTGATATTGAAGCAGATCAAGCTCCAAAAGGTCTAAACGAGGAAATTGTAAGATTTATCTCAGCTAAGAAAGAAGAGCCACAATGGTTATTGGATTGGCGTCTTGAGGCTTTCAAAGAATGGCAAAAAATGGAATGTCCTGAGTGGGCAAATGTTGTCTTTGAACAAGTAGATTACCAAGATATAATATATTATTCTGCTCCTAAACAAAAGATTTCATTAGATTCTTTAGAAGAAGTAGACCCTGAGTTATTAGCTACTTTTGAGAAATTAGGTATTTCTTTAGACGAGCAAAAGCGTTTAACAGGCGTAAAAGATTCAAACATTGCTGTTGATGCTGTATTTGATTCAGTTTCTGTAGCAACTACTTTTAAAGATACTCTTGCTGAAAAAGGTATTATTTTCTGTTCTTTCTCAGAAGCAGTAAAAGATCACCCAGAATTAGTGAGACAATACTTAGGATCAGTTGTTCCTGTAAAAGATAACTTTTTCTCTGCATTAAACTCAGCAGTATTCTCTGACGGATCTTTCTGTTATATTCCAAAAGGTGTTCGTTGCCCAATGGAATTATCTACTTACTTCCGTATTAATGCAGAAGGTACAGGTCAGTTCGAAAGAACTCTTATCGTAGCTGACGAAGATTCTTATGTATCTTACTTAGAAGGTTGTACTGCTCCTCAACGTGATGAAAATCAATTACACGCAGCTGTAGTTGAGATTTTTGTACATAAAGAAGCAGAAGTTAAATATTCAACTGTTCAAAACTGGTATCCTGGTGATGAGAATGGTAAAGGTGGAGTATTCAACTTTGTAACAAAGAGAGGTATTTGTGATGGTGATAATTCGAAATTATCATGGACTCAAGTTGAAACAGGATCTGCTGTAACTTGGAAATATCCATCTTGTATCTTAAAAGGAGATAACTCTGTTGGTGAATTTTATTCTGTAGCTGTTACAAATCAAATGCAACAAGCTGATACAGGTACAAAAATGATCCATATTGGTAAAAACACTAAATCAAGAATAGTTTCTAAAGGTGTTTCTGCTGGTAAATCTCAAAACTCATATAGAGGGTTAGTTAAAGTAAACAAGAGAGCAGAAAATTCTCGTAATTTCTCTCAATGTGATTCTTTATTAATGGGCGACAAGTGTGGAGCACATACATTCCCTTATATAGAAGTTGACAACAATACTGCAAAAGTAGAGCACGAAGCAACAACATCTAAAATTGGTGAAGATCAGATTTTCTATTGTAACCAACGTGGTATCGATACAGAGCAAGCCGTAGCATTAATTGTAAACGGTTACTGTAAAGAAGTTCTTAACAAGTTACCAATGGAATTTGCTGTAGAAGCTCAAAAACTTCTCGCTTTATCATTAGAAGGTTCTGTAGGTTAA
- the rpoN gene encoding RNA polymerase factor sigma-54 yields the protein MLKQAQKLKQTQTLSPQQIQFIKLLQVPTIELDKRIQEELQENPILEEGKESDEKENEFGNEDSSSDEVDTAEEFDDIPDIDPIDEVNLSDYVDRDDVAGYKMYGDGDVADDKDLPIPMHETLGDVLLMQLSFLKLNEVEQNIGEQLIGSIESDGYIRRPLEAIVNDLAFLQNIETDLAHVEKILGRIQQFDPPGIGARSLQECLEIQLKKKDTNDPIVKIAIKMIVLCFEEFKKKHYTKIQKRLGIDDEQMKDAIDMITHLNPKPGGANTMVASAQFLTPDFIVREVNGRLNISLNGKNAPDLRVSRQYGDMLDAYDKTPKKTKKMREEVRFVKQKLDAAKWFIDAIKQRQDTLLRTMQAIIDYQMPFFLSGDEGQLKPMILKDIAEIIQMDISTVSRVASSKVVETDFGIYPLKYFFSESISTESGEDVSSKQVKSVLRNMIEKEDKRKPLSDDKLEKLLRVKGYNIARRTVAKYREQMNIPVARMRKEL from the coding sequence ATGTTAAAACAGGCACAGAAGCTCAAGCAGACACAAACATTATCCCCGCAACAAATTCAATTTATTAAATTGTTGCAGGTGCCTACGATAGAGCTGGATAAACGTATTCAAGAAGAACTACAAGAAAACCCTATCTTAGAAGAAGGAAAAGAGTCTGATGAGAAAGAGAATGAATTTGGTAATGAAGATTCAAGCTCTGACGAAGTAGATACTGCGGAAGAATTTGATGATATCCCCGACATTGACCCTATTGACGAGGTAAATCTTTCTGACTATGTAGACAGAGATGATGTAGCTGGTTATAAAATGTATGGTGACGGTGATGTTGCTGACGATAAAGACCTACCTATACCTATGCATGAAACTTTAGGTGATGTATTGCTTATGCAATTAAGTTTCTTGAAGTTAAATGAAGTAGAACAAAATATTGGAGAGCAGTTAATTGGTAGTATTGAAAGTGATGGTTATATACGCCGTCCTTTAGAAGCTATTGTAAACGACCTTGCTTTCTTACAAAATATTGAAACGGACCTTGCTCATGTTGAAAAAATCCTTGGCCGTATTCAACAATTTGACCCTCCTGGAATTGGTGCTCGTTCTTTACAAGAATGTTTAGAAATCCAATTAAAGAAAAAAGACACAAATGATCCTATTGTAAAAATAGCGATAAAAATGATTGTGCTGTGTTTTGAAGAGTTTAAGAAGAAACACTACACTAAAATACAAAAACGTTTAGGAATTGACGATGAGCAAATGAAGGATGCTATCGACATGATTACTCATCTAAATCCTAAACCTGGTGGAGCCAACACTATGGTTGCGTCTGCCCAGTTCCTTACTCCAGACTTTATTGTTAGAGAAGTAAACGGTAGACTGAACATATCATTAAATGGTAAGAATGCACCAGATTTAAGAGTAAGTCGCCAATATGGTGACATGCTTGATGCATACGACAAGACACCAAAGAAAACAAAGAAAATGCGTGAGGAAGTTCGTTTTGTTAAGCAAAAGCTTGATGCAGCGAAATGGTTTATTGATGCTATTAAACAACGTCAGGACACTCTCTTACGTACTATGCAAGCAATCATTGATTATCAAATGCCTTTTTTCTTAAGTGGAGATGAAGGACAATTAAAGCCAATGATCTTGAAAGATATTGCTGAAATCATTCAGATGGATATTTCAACGGTATCAAGGGTAGCAAGTAGTAAAGTGGTAGAAACTGATTTTGGTATTTATCCTCTTAAATATTTCTTTTCTGAAAGTATTTCTACAGAAAGCGGAGAAGATGTAAGTAGCAAGCAAGTTAAATCTGTTCTGCGAAATATGATAGAAAAAGAAGATAAACGCAAACCACTTTCTGATGATAAATTAGAAAAGCTCCTTCGTGTTAAAGGTTATAATATTGCACGAAGAACTGTAGCGAAATATAGAGAACAAATGAACATTCCTGTTGCAAGAATGAGAAAAGAACTCTAA